A stretch of Lathyrus oleraceus cultivar Zhongwan6 chromosome 6, CAAS_Psat_ZW6_1.0, whole genome shotgun sequence DNA encodes these proteins:
- the LOC127096066 gene encoding uncharacterized protein LOC127096066 yields MIHSCVDNDNFEKVDDCESAKQAWEILEKAYVGVVKAKIVVSKVLRSLTSRFDNIVVAIEESKDLTTLSKDELQSSLEAHEQMMDERGADKAKAEIDLQARFNEKNKRSKGKLTARGKSNFQNFGSNDSKNSKHSTSEKGESSSKDSGHSNGFKKRDMSKVQCYKCRKFGHFANSCRGKLNKNHNNEAKIESMNMLMELEN; encoded by the exons ATGATTCATTCGTGTGTTGATAACGACAATTTCGAGAAGGTCGACGATTGTGAATCGGCGAAGCAAGCATGGGAAATCTTGGAGAAAGCATATGTCGGTGTCGTCAAAGCGAAG ATTGTTGTATCGAAAGTATTGCGTTCGTTAACGTCGCGTTTCGACAACATAGTTGTGGCTATTGAAGAATCAAAGGATCTAACAACTTTGAGCAAGGATGAATTACAAAGTTCGTTAGAGGCACATGAACAAATGATGGATGAGAGAGGCGCCGACAAAGCCAAAGCGGAGATTGATTTGCAAGCGCGTTTCAATGAAAAGAATAAGAGGTCGAAAGGAAAACTTACGGCGAGAGGTAAATcaaattttcagaattttggtTCAAACGATTCGAAAAATTCAAAGCATTCGACGAGTGAAAAGGGTGAAAGTAGCTCCAAGGATAGTGGTCATAGCAATGGTTTTAAGAAGCGTGATATGAGTAAAGTGCAATGCTACAAGTGTAGAAAGTTTGGACACTTTGCAAATTCTTGTCGTGGTAAATTAAATAAGAATCACAATAATGAAGCCAAG ATCGAAAGCATGAACATGTTGATGGAGCTTGAGAATTGA